Proteins encoded by one window of Haematobia irritans isolate KBUSLIRL chromosome 2, ASM5000362v1, whole genome shotgun sequence:
- the Dbp21E2 gene encoding putative ATP-dependent RNA helicase Dbp21E2, translating to MLNLITRTLQTSSHQRLFAATKAAVKHTSQQRKPKEKESRPPIIQCKRQNFNLYVPEETTCKFGTLPLASSGWLHKKSKGDWFTISPTIGEQEQLQEMHDIGQFLTTTGLDIDATLLQNLKNESNITQLTSIQCEGWPKIYGYNHTLIAAETGCGKTLCYLVPMIQRILQRKQTANKRKMNSPLAIILTPGRELAEQIGNVTRKLCTNMDVVVKTILGGNTKQMMMNPEFDDVDVVVASVGALSKLVTTGIYRMDHVRHVVLDEADTLLDDSFSDKLVHFLKRFPFHKNLSQTDAEVGTQMILASATMPTNIRELLHRVIDVETIEEVASPHLHKLMPHVEQKFIRVNKADRPAHLLNIVKKEVSLRRPVIVFSNKTPACDYVSIFLNNSGINCLNLNGDMLMKIRMGRFDQFQNAECDVLSTTDVGSRGLDTTRARHVINYDFPLHVSDYIHRSGRIGRVGTRERCTVTNLISSRREIDVVQRIEHAARCGGLLPDVNANIKNIINTKIMKEMKEAGIEIPNGHQDQAF from the exons atgttaaacttaATAACGAGAACACTTCAAACAAGTAGCCACCAACGATTATTTGCCGCCACAAAAGCTGCCGTTAAACACACATCCCAACAAAGGAAACCAAAGGAAAAAGAATCACGACCACCGATTATACAATGCAAAcgacaaaactttaatttatatgTGCCGGAAGAAACAACATGCAAATTTGGAACACTGCCCCTTGCCTCGTCGGGATGGttgcacaaaaaatcgaaaggcGATTGGTTCACCATCAGTCCCACAATCGGCGAACAAGAGCAACTACAAGAAATGCATGACATAGGTCAATTTTTAACCACAACGGGTTTGGACATTGATGCGACTCTCTTACAGAATCTAAAAAATGAATCAAACATCACACAATTAACGTCCATTCAATGCGAAGGCTGGCCCAAAATCTATGGCTATAATCATACTCTAATTGCAGCTGAAACAGGATGTGGTAAAACCCTATGCTATCTAGTTCCTATGATCCAGAGAATTTTGCAAAGGAAACAGACAGCGAATAAACGAAAAATGAATTCTCCTTTGGCTATTATTCTAACGCCGGGTCGTGAGCTAGCCGAACAAATTGGCAATGTTACCCGTAAACTTTGTACAAATATGGATGTTGTGGTGAAGACCATCTTGGGTGGCAATACAAAGCAAATGATGATGAATCCAGAATTCGACGATGTCGATGTGGTAGTAGCATCGGTTGGGGCCCTCAGTAAATTGGTAACAACTGGCATATATCGCATGGATCATGTACGTCATGTTGTTTTGGATGAAGCCGATACTTTACTCGACGATAGTTTCTCGGATAAATTGGTGCATTTTTTGAAAAGATTCCCA tttcataaaaatctcaGCCAAACTGATGCAGAAGTTGGAACCCAAATGATTCTAGCTTCCGCCACAATGCCTACCAACATCAGAGAACTCCTGCATAGAGTTATCGATGTGGAGACTATTGAAGAAGTCGCAAGTCCGCATTTGCATAAACTCATGCCCCATGTAGAACAGAAATTCATACGAGTCAACAAAGCCGATAGGCCGGCACATTTACTGAATATCGTTAAAAAAGAGGTCTCACTGCGAAGACCTGTCATTGTATTTTCCAACAAAACACCCGCGTGCGATTACGTCTCGATTTTCCTCAATAACAGTGGCATCAATTGTCTTAATCTAAATGGCGATATGCTAATGAAAATTCGTATGGGACGATTCGATCAATTTCAAAATGCCGAATGTGATGTTTTATCTACAACTGATGTGGGTAGTCGTGGACTTGATACAACCCGTGCTCGACATGTTATCAACTATGATTTTCCTTTGCATGTTTCCGATTATATACATCGAAGTGGTCGTATTGGTCGCGTTGGTACCAGAGAGAGGTGTACGGTAACGAACTTAATATCCTCTAGACGAGAAATAGATGTGGTTCAACGTATTGAACACGCAGCAAGATGTGGTGGATTGTTACCGGATGTAAatgcaaatataaaaaatattataaatacgaAAATCATGAAGGAAATGAAGGAAGCGGGAATTGAGATTCCAAATGGACACCAAGATCAGGCATTTTGA
- the Pex12 gene encoding peroxisomal biogenesis factor 12 gives MAEGANVRQNLQNIPSIFEIAAGETLDNLIYPALSRICDFLGLRVDFKLFNKQSVREDISPIITWILQYMYLRKRGSSFGESFYGLQRTDSATGVLLSRKQEVLSATLLTVLPLIERKLKTRVQNDEASPWEEYVLKLFNVYKASKAIHTFMYLVKYAKSHSPIFRALQLTLRYPTQPPKDDKTTYIVLKLLEVLAFFLQFIQWWYSNEQRRKIGGTLKNPKALEDEDWEATTKCETPIGECPICLMKIDNPTACSVSGYVYCWKCIINRLKTHPTCPVTGYAISIDDLIRIYES, from the coding sequence ATGGCTGAGGGAGCAAATGTgcggcaaaatttacaaaacatacCCTCCATATTTGAAATAGCTGCTGGCGAAACTCTGGACAATCTCATATATCCTGCTTTGAGTAggatttgtgattttttgggttTACGAGTGGACTTTAAGCTCTTCAATAAACAGAGCGTGAGGGAAGATATTTCACCAATAATTACATGGATTTtacaatatatgtatttgagaAAACGTGGCTCCTCTTTTGGCGAAAGCTTTTATGGTCTTCAAAGGACAGATAGTGCCACTGGAGTATTGTTGAGTAGAAAACAAGAAGTGCTATCAGCTACATTGTTAACAGTATTACCTTTGATTGAACGCAAATTGAAGACAAGGGTGCAAAACGATGAAGCCTCTCCATGGGAAGAATATGTGTTGAAATTATTTAATGTCTACAAAGCAAGTAAGGCAATACATACCTTTATGTATTTGGTGAAATATGCTAAAAGTCATTCGCCCATATTTCGAGCATTGCAATTGACATTACGTTACCCTACACAGCCACCCAAGGATGATAAGACAACATATATTGTATTGAAGTTACTGGAAGTCTTGGCTTTCTTTTTGCAATTCATACAATGGTGGTATTCCAATGAGCAAAGGCGTAAAATAGGTGGAACCCTTAAAAACCCCAAAGCGCTGGAAGATGAAGACTGGGAAGCGACTACGAAATGTGAAACACCGATCGGAGAATGTCCCATTTGTTTAATGAAAATTGATAATCCTACAGCGTGTAGTGTATCTGGCTATGTCTACTGTTGGAAATGTATAATAAACCGTCTGAAAACTCATCCAACGTGTCCCGTAACGGGCTATGCCATAAGCATAGACGATTTAATTAGGATTTACGAATCCTAG